One Nitrospira sp. MA-1 genomic window, ATTCAGGGTCTTCGTCAAAAAGGCTGCATGGTTGATCCGATTGAACTGAACGTCGTTGAATAAGGATTTCGCTTCCCATGGAATTTACTGAATCTCAAATCCAGCGTTACAGCCGTCAAATTATTCTGTCAGAAGTGGGCGGCAAAGGACAGAAAAAATTGCAGGATGCCAAAATCCTGGTGATTGGGGCAGGAGGCCTTGGTTCTCCGGCAGCTTTGTATCTTGCTGCGGCCGGAATCGGAACCTTAGGTCTGACTGATGGCGATGTCGTGGACCTATCCAATCTTCAACGTCAAATTCTCCATACAACCGACCGTATTGGTGTTCCGAAGGTTGAATCCGGCGGGACATTATTATCAGCCCTCAATCCTGAAATCACTCTTAATCTTTACCCTGAACATGTCAGCGTCACCAATATCCTTGCCTTAATTGAGGCCTACGATATCGTTCTAGACGGATCCGACAATTTCTCCACGCGGTTTCTCGTCAATGATGCCTGTTTTTTTGCAAAAAAAACGCTGATTTCAGGGAGTATCTTTCGGTTTGAAGGGCAATTAGTCACGATTAAACCCCATGAAGGCTTTCCCTGTTATCGCTGTTTATATCCTGAGCCTCCACCAGCCGGCCTTGTGCCGAATTGCCAAGAAGCCGGGGTATTAGGGGCCTTAGCCGGGACCATTGGTGTCTTGCAAGCCAACGAGGCTATTAAGGAAGTCCTCGGACTTGGAGAAAGTTTGGCAAAACATCTTCTGCTCTACGATGCCCTTGATATGACATTCCGAAAGGTCGGTCGTCCAAAATCTCCAGACTGTCCTCTCTGTGGTCCCCATCCCACCATCACCAAACTTGTGGAACAGGAAGTTTCCTGTAGTATCTAGGTCCATGCTTTCCATTCCGTCAAGTATTATCAACAACATGATAGCCCATGCGCGGGAATTGGCACCTCATGAATGTTGTGGCATTCTTTCAGGAACCGGAAGCACAATCACCGAATACTATCGCATTACCAATATTCTGGCTGAGTTATCCGAAGAAGAACTTTCACGCTTTGACCGAGCTAAACTGTCCGACCTGCAACGTTTATCGCCGGAGGAGCGAGCGGATATCGCCTTTCAGATGGACGCGAGAGAAATGGCCATGGCTCAGCGGGACATTCGTTCGAAAAATCTCGACCTTTTAGGATTTTATCATTCCCACACATTTAGTCCGGCCAGGCCATCTCAAACCGATATCACCATCGCCATGGAATTTGAAAGCTATCGGGCCAAACTAAACTTTCCTGAACCATTTCACCTGATAATTTCCTTAGAGCATGTGGAGCAGGCGGTGGTTCGAGCCTACCGAATCCAAGAATCTAAGGCCACAGAAATTCCCATCCAAACCATGCCCTAGCTCAGGCCATCACAAACATGTCTGCAATTTCCTGATGCAACCCCCATAGAAACCCCCATAGACTTTCTGCTAAGAATATTGCGATAATGAGAAAGGCTTCTCAAAGTAACAACAGGAGAAATTTATGCCAAACCTCCATCACCTGCTTGTTTTTCTGCTAGGGTTGATTGTTTTTTTTCAGCCTGGGTCACAGGTGTATGCCGAAGCTTCAACCTCACTCCAGAAGTTCAACAGTCCCATTATGAAAATTGAATCGGACAAAGGCGTATTTTTGATTACGACTGATTCTGGTATTCAATGGGTTCAGGTTGAAGAAGAAGGAAAGATTCAACTGAAAACTTTGGATGTGGGAGATATCATTGACGTGATCGTCGAAATGCGACCAGACCCTACTCCCCCATTAGTTAAATCCTGGAAACTAGCCAGAAGTGGTTCTTCCTGTAAAGTGTTCAATGGCAGGACCTGCAGTCCTTAATACTTTCTCAACGGTAAAATTCTAACCGCCACTTTTCCACGAACTCTCTTGAGGCCTATTTCCTCAATGAGCCATAGCCCAACACACCTGAACCTGGCAGCTTTTCCGAATGAGAAGGTATTGCCTTAACCCCTGTCCCCTATTGGGAAATATGGTAAAAACTGAGTACGTGATGGTGGCAATGCAGCCAATACATCAAATTCTATGAGAAAACGGTGGTTTGTTGCGACCGTGCCCTATCTCCTGACCTCCCAGAGACATTGGAGGAGACACGAAATTACCAATGAAGAATTTTTCCGATTTCGGTCACCGTGTATCCCCCAAGTGATTCGATTTCCCGCCTGAAGGGATGACTGACCATGGCATCAAGAAATTGAGACATCACGGGGTGGGATGTAAGAAATTCGCGACGCATAATCAGGTCATACTGTTCTTCTCGAAGCGGAATAAAATCAAGACCAAAATGACGCGCTGCGGCTTCCACTCCAATGCCCACGTCAGCTATGCCATCTCGAATCAGACGAGCCACTTCGAGATGAGACGGCACTTCATTGTCATACCCCAGTAACATCTCTCCGGTTAATCCAGATTTTTGAAGGAGCGTATCCAAAAGAAATCTCGCGCCGGCTCCTACTTCCCGATTGACGAGACGAATCCCGCCCTGGCCAAAATCTTCAACAGTACGAATATGTTTAGGATTTCCCTGCTGAATTAAGAGACCTTGAACCCAGGAAGCAAATCGCACTCCGACAAAATCCTGCCCGGGAATATGTCGTTTCAGGTAAGGAACATTACTTTGTCCGGATTTCACATCCACAAGATGCAAGCCGGCCATGTGAACTTCTTCCCGTTGAAGCGCACGGAGCGCGTTCGCGCTTCCCATGGTCCAATTCGTGATTCCCGCCATGGCGTTTACCTTACGGACATGCTCCCCGGCTAGAAATAACGCCGGGTCGCATCCGGCAATGAGAATCCCCTTTTTGATGACTTCCGGCGAATTCAGTAATTGAACGCGTACATATGGCCTTTTGGGACTGGTCGATCTCTTGGTCTGCTCCACAACCACACCATCTGCTGGCATCACAAAATTTAACACATCACCCAGTTCAGCCATCGGCCTGGCCAGTATCCTTGATCCAACGTATGCCAGCTTAACCCTTGTCGGGTGCCCCAACGCCGTTGGGGCACCAATGAATTCAGCTTCGACCATTTCTTCTTGATTTGAAAGGATAAAAATATCCTCAACCCGGCACTTCAACGCACGAGCGAACCGTAAAGCAACATTGGTGCTTGGCAAATATTGATTGGCTTCAATGGCATAGACCGCTTGTCGTGTCAGACCCACCAGGGCCGCTAACTCCACCTGGGAAATTCCCTGTTTTTTTCGTATATCTCGCAAGCGATTACACACGGATTCTTGAAGCAAGACCTCCCCCCGGCCAGAAGCTTTCAGACTTTTAGGGACAATTCTTCTCATAATCGTATTGGAATAACGAAATACCTCCGGGATGACCAATAGTCCCATAGCCTACGAAAGACTCTTTCATCATCGTTGGTCTTCTCTATGCAGAACCTCATTAAGGAAGGCTTATCGTTGTCTCTCGGCCTCTTTACATCCCCTACCGGTACAACCCAGGATTAGACGTTTACATTTTCATCATCGACAATCGGGAAAGATCGAGAACGATCTCACCGCTGTGCTCATCCCCCAAAATAGTTTCCCAAAACTTTTTCTCTTTTGGCATCACCGTCTCTTCTGAATCATAAAGTAAATCTACATCAAGGGGAGCCAGAGAAAACAACGGATACCGCCGATCATAGATCAGCCCTGCAGGGGGAATTTCATACGTTGCTCGGTGATTACTGATGATGACGTGGAGATGCCCATCTCTGACATACATCCCTCCCGAGGTCACTTCCCGTTTCGTAGCATTCACCGGATGACTGATGTAAAACGTAACCAGTTCCTGGGGAACAGCTAACCCTAGTCCATCGAGTAAACGTGGGGCTAACAATTCTATTTCCTCCTTCAAGAACGCCGGCTCAGGATCCGCAAGGCCACGGACCCATCGGATGGGGCCTGAACGATACTCACGCACCCGCAATCCGCTCAGGGCCTCGATCATTTGATGTCGAGACATGGTGGCAGGATGCTCGTTCAATGTCTGAGGAACATCAGTGTCGACCCAAGGGGAAACCTCAAGTCGAACAAACGATGTGGGATTTTCGTAGACCAGGTAGGAATAGAACGGTGGAGCAACACAACCCGCCAATAGCCATCCACCAAGGAGACACCAAGGCCAGACCCGCCCCCACTTCTTAGGCATTCGCTTCAGGGACACTCATGGTCATTTCAATCCGATCAATAGGATTATCATTGGCATCCCGCTTAGCATTGACGATTCGATCAACTGTCTCCATTCCACTCACCACCTCACCAAACACAGTATATTGACCATCTAAAAAACTCGAATCTGCTACACAAATAAAAAATTGGGAACCCGCGCTATTAGGATCTTGCGATCTCGCCATCGATAGCGTCCCTCGCTTATGAGGCGTGGAGCTAAATTCCGCATCGACTCGATAGCCCGGGCCACCCATTCCATGGCGTGAACGATCCTGCTCCTTACTATTGGGATCTCCCCCTTGAATCATAAAGTTGGGAATCACCCGATGAAACGTCGTGCCGTCATAAAACTTTTCTTTGGCTAATTTCAGCATATTCTGAACATGATTGGGCGCGACATCCGAAAAAAGCCTTAAGTGGATATCACCCCAGGAATCGCCGTTCACCTGAATATGGATAGTGATTGTCTGATCTTTCTGAGTTGCGTCGCTCATCTCCCGTCCTTTCCGTTACCTGGATTTATTCATAAGGGCCTTTGGGAACCAACTGGACACCCAACCCTTGGCTAATATTCGTCCAATGCGCACCCCCGTCTTGACTTCGAAATGCTCCACTACTGGTTCCGGCATATAACTCCCCGGCATCCGATAGCGTGAGGCTTTGAATAGCCAGGTTAGTCAACCCGGTGTTCATGCCCACCCATTGTTGCTGATCAGTCTTCCATCGGAAAATTCCATTTCCAGTGGCCACAATAATATCTTCATGATCGGGGACAATGCTTCTAATTGAATCATTGGGGAGATTCCGGCTGAGTGACAACCAGGATTGACCACGATCCGTACTCCGGAAGATCCCTCCATCCTGTGTTCCTAAAAAAATGTGTTGGGCCTCATTGACGGCAATGACTCGAAGATAGCGATGTGGCAACCGTTCCCGTGGATCGACAAATATGGATTGGGAGTCCACCCATTTAGCGGGAGAAGCCTGTTGAGTCTCCAGATGAAAAAGCCCTTTGCCAGAAGTCGCGGCGAAAAGTTTCCCATCATCCATGATGGCCAGACCAGGAACCAGAATTCGATCCAATCCGGCTCCGACGATGACCCACTGTTTTTCGGCTTCTACCCACCGGTACACCCCGGTTCCTGTTCCCGCATATACGGCATCCCCGTGAACCAGGAATGATTTGACTTCCGCCTCATGTAATCCTGTTCCAATGGACTCCCAAGTCGTACCCTTGAGCCCAAGACGATAGACCCCACCACGCATCGTCCCGGCATAGATGTGCTTCCCTGGAGTCACCGTAAGACACAGTAAAAATGGGTCCGTCAAACCTCGATTCAACGCGTCCCAGGATTTCCCCTTATCCTGGCTCCGAAACAGCCCCATTCCAAAGGATCCCGCATAGACCACTCCGTCCGGAGTTACCACAAGGGTTTGAATACTCGGGGCAAACCCTTGGTGGGTATTTTCAGAGTCATCAGGATGAAGAGAGGGAATATTCGAGACCGGATATACCGACGATAACAGAGGACGACTGTCTCCAAATCCGGAAAACCCCATAAGCCAGAGCGAAGCAACTGTGCCCACAAGACAATTCCATAGAGGTTTTTGTCCTTGTGTCGATCGGATACCTGATCCCATCCGTTTAGCCTTTCTCTTCATCGTCCACGCCCTCATCCCCCTCGGTTGCTTGACTCTTTTCCCCTGCCGATTGAGGAACACGCCCAAAGACCTTTGCACCCCAAATGCCTATCTCATACAGTAGGATCAAGGGAACGGCCATTAATAACATGGTGAACATTGTCGCATCCGGCGTAATCACGGCCGAAAGAATCAACGCCACCAGAGCGGCATGTTTGCGGAACCGCATGAGGACAGACGCCTGAATGACTCCTGCACGAGACAGAAGAGAAATCACCAGTGGAATTTCGAACGCAAAGCCAAACGCCAGGAGAAACTTGACGTTAAAGTCGACATAAGTTCCGACGGCTAATTCCGGCGTAATGGCTCGATCCATGCCAAACGTCACAAAAAAGTCGATGACCAACGGGAGGATCACCATATTGCAAAAAGCCAACCCCAAGAGGAAAAACCCCAACCCGAGGAAGAAGAGCGGCACCGCCCATCGTTGCTCTTTCTGAAGCAACGCCGGCTCAATAAATTTCCAAAATTGGTACAGAATGATTGGGACACTGGCAATCACCGCCGCCATAAAAGAAATTTTAATGGAGGCAAATAATGCCTCGGCCGGGGCATAAAAAATCAGATCATCTTCAAAGGGCCGTTTAAACCAATCGATCAGAATAGAAGAGTATGAAAACGCTATAACAAAAAACACCATGATCGTGGCTCCCACGATCAATAATCGGCGTTTAATATCACGAATGTGGCGCTGAAGGGGATGCACCACCGCATTCATGGCCATGGTAGGGGAAAAGGCAGCCATTAGAAAGTGGGGCTTAGCGTGCGAAGCAGCCGTTCGGATTATCCAGGTGTGTTGGCATTATCACATGAGGCACGATGGTCACGAATCAGGGCAGCCATTCGATCTTTCTTGCCAAGCTTTTCTTTCTGTAAATGTTTTTTTAGAATTTCTTCCTGAGGAGTCAACACATGATGTTTCAATAACTGCTGGAGTTCCAGATCCAACCGGTGATGGGATTCCTCCAACTCCTGATACTCCACATTGGATGACCGCAAATTTTCGGCGATTTGTTCGTCCGTCACTTTCGGTGCCCTCCCGTGTTAGTAGTGATTGAACCGGCAAGCGTCTCCTATTTGCATTCGACCTGAATTTCCCCTAAATCATTTTTATCGGAAATTTCCCCTGAAATCGGTTCCAGAATCATAAGGATAGCATCCTCGCTAGGATTCGTATAGTAGGAACTCCTTCTGCCATATTCCTTAAATTTAAAGAACTCATAGAGCTTTTTGGCCATCTGATTGGAGTCCCGAACCTCCAACATCCCCCGACAACATCCCTGAGCACTCCCGATGCATAATGCTTCTAGAATTAACTGCTTAGCCAATCCATTTCCACGAAAATGAGGGTGAACCGCCAGATTTAAAAAGCGGATTTCTTCAAAGATCACCCATACACAGATGTAGGCCAGCAAGGGAATTTCCGGCTGTTCCTTTGGCCCTGGGATAACAAGCATTTGGCTGAAAGAATTCCCGTCCAATTCGACTTCAAAGCTTTTTCTCGACCAGGGGACAGCAAAGCAGGACTCTTCCAGACTCACCAATGCATCCAAATCTGCCAATGTGGCTAATCGAATGGCCTCATTGTGAAATGGATCAGTACCCACGAGCCGGTCCTTTGTGAACATCCCTCGCTCCTCTATGGTCGCACGAACAGATATCCAAGAATTCTCACTTGATGGGATTCACGCTTTTTGTTTTTGATATCTCTGCATACGATGGCTGAATATACTGTGGGGTGCAACCTTGAGGAAGGAGAACGCCTCGTTCCAGCAGTACCCGTCCTGCCATTCCGGTCCCTTTGGCCGATGGCCATTGCACCTCGGAAGGAGCTTCGAGAAGAGAGAATCCTTTTGAAAGGAGAGTCGTCCGGTTCTGCATCCACCCATCTCCGAGCACAATGGTGGGTTCGGACAGGGCACCGCAGACATCAATGATATCCCCGATTTGAGACTCTTTCACGCATACCATCTGTTGATTTTCCCA contains:
- a CDS encoding DUF465 domain-containing protein, with translation MTDEQIAENLRSSNVEYQELEESHHRLDLELQQLLKHHVLTPQEEILKKHLQKEKLGKKDRMAALIRDHRASCDNANTPG
- the moeB gene encoding molybdopterin-synthase adenylyltransferase MoeB, encoding MEFTESQIQRYSRQIILSEVGGKGQKKLQDAKILVIGAGGLGSPAALYLAAAGIGTLGLTDGDVVDLSNLQRQILHTTDRIGVPKVESGGTLLSALNPEITLNLYPEHVSVTNILALIEAYDIVLDGSDNFSTRFLVNDACFFAKKTLISGSIFRFEGQLVTIKPHEGFPCYRCLYPEPPPAGLVPNCQEAGVLGALAGTIGVLQANEAIKEVLGLGESLAKHLLLYDALDMTFRKVGRPKSPDCPLCGPHPTITKLVEQEVSCSI
- the rimI gene encoding ribosomal protein S18-alanine N-acetyltransferase, giving the protein MFTKDRLVGTDPFHNEAIRLATLADLDALVSLEESCFAVPWSRKSFEVELDGNSFSQMLVIPGPKEQPEIPLLAYICVWVIFEEIRFLNLAVHPHFRGNGLAKQLILEALCIGSAQGCCRGMLEVRDSNQMAKKLYEFFKFKEYGRRSSYYTNPSEDAILMILEPISGEISDKNDLGEIQVECK
- a CDS encoding peptidylprolyl isomerase, with translation MSDATQKDQTITIHIQVNGDSWGDIHLRLFSDVAPNHVQNMLKLAKEKFYDGTTFHRVIPNFMIQGGDPNSKEQDRSRHGMGGPGYRVDAEFSSTPHKRGTLSMARSQDPNSAGSQFFICVADSSFLDGQYTVFGEVVSGMETVDRIVNAKRDANDNPIDRIEMTMSVPEANA
- a CDS encoding substrate-binding domain-containing protein, translated to MLQESVCNRLRDIRKKQGISQVELAALVGLTRQAVYAIEANQYLPSTNVALRFARALKCRVEDIFILSNQEEMVEAEFIGAPTALGHPTRVKLAYVGSRILARPMAELGDVLNFVMPADGVVVEQTKRSTSPKRPYVRVQLLNSPEVIKKGILIAGCDPALFLAGEHVRKVNAMAGITNWTMGSANALRALQREEVHMAGLHLVDVKSGQSNVPYLKRHIPGQDFVGVRFASWVQGLLIQQGNPKHIRTVEDFGQGGIRLVNREVGAGARFLLDTLLQKSGLTGEMLLGYDNEVPSHLEVARLIRDGIADVGIGVEAAARHFGLDFIPLREEQYDLIMRREFLTSHPVMSQFLDAMVSHPFRREIESLGGYTVTEIGKILHW
- a CDS encoding M67 family metallopeptidase, translated to MLSIPSSIINNMIAHARELAPHECCGILSGTGSTITEYYRITNILAELSEEELSRFDRAKLSDLQRLSPEERADIAFQMDAREMAMAQRDIRSKNLDLLGFYHSHTFSPARPSQTDITIAMEFESYRAKLNFPEPFHLIISLEHVEQAVVRAYRIQESKATEIPIQTMP
- the tatC gene encoding twin-arginine translocase subunit TatC, translating into MAAFSPTMAMNAVVHPLQRHIRDIKRRLLIVGATIMVFFVIAFSYSSILIDWFKRPFEDDLIFYAPAEALFASIKISFMAAVIASVPIILYQFWKFIEPALLQKEQRWAVPLFFLGLGFFLLGLAFCNMVILPLVIDFFVTFGMDRAITPELAVGTYVDFNVKFLLAFGFAFEIPLVISLLSRAGVIQASVLMRFRKHAALVALILSAVITPDATMFTMLLMAVPLILLYEIGIWGAKVFGRVPQSAGEKSQATEGDEGVDDEEKG